One part of the Salmo salar chromosome ssa28, Ssal_v3.1, whole genome shotgun sequence genome encodes these proteins:
- the wbp2 gene encoding WW domain-binding protein 2 encodes MALNKNNSESGGVIITNSESVLMSYENVELVFCEAECLPDAFRKSKKGSIFLTPYRVIFVAKGGHDALLSFMMPFYLMKGCEVKQPVLGANYIKGTVSAEPGGGWEGCATFKLVFAAGGAIEFGQCMLQVAAQASRGQPVSGGFGGCPYMANGAYAYPPPPANGYPAGPPPGYSYPNPPPPDAFYPNPAGFDGPAAYMPPPPYSAPLGQQAPHNPDLPSTPAAEAKAAEAAASASCATLPPTYLPQDKPPPYSPTEDKKTQ; translated from the exons ATGGCTTTGAACAAGAACAATTCAGAATCCGGAGGCGTCATTATCACCAACAGTGAAAG TGTGTTGATGAGCTATGAGAACGTGGAGCTTGTATTCTGTGAAGCTGAGTGCCTGCCTGATGCCTTCAGGAAGAGTAAGAAGGGGAGTATCTTCCTGACTCCCTACAGG GTGATCTTTGTGGCGAAGGGGGGTCATGATGCTCTGCTGTCCTTCATGATGCCTTTCTACCTGATGAAGGGCTGTGAGGTCAAACAGCCTGTCCTGGGGGCCAACTACATCAAAGGCACAGTCAGCGCAGAGcccggag GAGGCTGGGAAGGCTGTGCCACCTTTAAGCTGGTGTTTGCTGCTGGAGGAGCCATTGAGTTTGGACAGTGCATGTTACAGGTCGCTGCACAAG CATCCAGAGGGCAGCCTGTGAGTGGTGGCTTTGGGGGCTGTCCGTACATGGCCAACGGGGCATATGCCTACCCTCCTCCCCCAGCCAATGGGTACCCGGCGGGACCCCCACCCGGGTACTCCTACCCCAACCCCCCTCCGCCAG ATGCATTCTACCCCAACCCCGCCGGGTTTGATGGCCCTGCGGCCTACATGCCCCCTCCTCCCTACTCCGCCCCTCTGGGACAGCAGGCCCCCCACAACCCTGACCTGCCCTCCACACCTGCAG ccGAGGCAAAGGCAGCAGAGGCAGCAGCCAGTGCCAGCTGTGCCACACTCCCTCCCACCTACCTACCACAG gacAAACCTCCCCCCTACTCTCCTACTGAGGACAAGAAGACCCAGTAG